In Actinomycetota bacterium, the sequence ACCGACGGTGCCGGCTCGTCGGACCCCAGGCGCACCGTCACGCGCCGCGCGTCGGCAAGCTCGCACGCGACGAGCACCTCGTGACCGAGGTGTTCGACCAGCGTGACCGTCGCCCCGACCCACCCCTCACGCTCGATGCGCAGGTGCTCGGGGCGCACACCGACCAGCTCCGCGCCGGGCTCCAGCGAACCGGCGGGGAAGATGTTCATCGGAGGGGTACCGATGAACTGGGCGACGAACACCGTCGCCGGGCGGTCGTACACCGCTTGGGGCTCGTCCACCTGCTGAAGCACACCGGCGTTCATCACGGCCACCCTCGTCCCCATCGTCATCGCCTCGACCTGATCGTGGGTGACGTAGATGAACGTGGTCGCCAGGCGGTCGTGGAGCGAGACCAGCTCGGCCCGGGTCTCGGCGCGCAGCTTCGCGTCGAGGTTGGAGAGCGGTTCGTCCATGCAGAACACCGCCGGATGGCGCACGATCGCCCTCGCGAGGGCGACGCGCTGGCGCTGGCCGCCGGAGAGCTGGCCGGGCTTGCGCCCAAGGTAGTCACCGAGGCCGAGCACAGCCGCCGCATCGCGGGCCGCGGCCGCGCGTTCGTCCTTGCCGATCTTGCGCACCTTCAGCGGGAACTCGATGTTGGCCTGCACGGTCTTGTGGGGGTACAGCGCGTAGCTCTGGAAGACCATCGCCACGTCGCGATCCTTCGGCTCGATCGCGTTGACGATGCGGTCGCCGATCCACACCAGGCCGTCGTCGGGGTCCTCCAGGCCCGAGATCGTCCGCAGCAACGTCGACTTACCGCAGCCGGAGGGACCGAGCAGGATCATGAAGTCGCGGTCGACCACCTCGAGCGAGACCCGGTCGACGGCCACCACCTCGTCGTCACCCTTGCCGAAGCGCTTCGTCACGTTGTCGAGCCGCACCAGCGCCACGGCCGCACGTTACGCGAGCGGTTCGTGCGGAACGGCGACCCACCGAGCGGGGGCAGACGACCGGCACCGACGATCACCAGGCCGCCCTACGCTCGTCGTGCATGAGAAGGACCGCGCCCTTGCTCCTCGGCGGCGCCGCGGCGCTGGCGGTGGTCACCGCCCGCCGCTTCGCCCGCGACGATGCCGAGGCCCGTGCTCGCCTCGGCGCAGTCCCGCGCAGCGTCGCGACCACCGACTTCGGCGACCTCGAGTACGCGGACGTCGGGGACGGCGAGCCGCTCCTCGCCGTGCACGGCATCTTCGGCGGGCGCGACGCGGGCTGTGGTCGTTCGGCAAACTCGTCCCCGACCGGCGGGTCCTGGCACCGTCGCGCTTTGGCTACCTCGGCTCGGCGTTGCCCGACCACGCGACGCCGGCGATGCAGGCCGACGCCTTCGCCAAGCTGCTCGACGCGCTCGGCATCGATCAGCTCGACGTCGTCGCGTTCTCCGCGGGCACGCCCTCGGCCCTCCAGCTCGCCTTGCGGCATCCCGCCCGGGTCCGCCACCTCGTCGTGATGAGTGGGGCCTGGCCCGGCGCGTTCTCCAAGGCTCCGCTGCCGGTCGAGAAGCTGGCGTACAAGAGCGACCTGCTCATGTGGCTGGTCACGCGGCTGGCCGGTTCCGCGTTCTTCCGCCTCGCCGCCGGTCTTCCGAAGGACTTCCCCCTCGCCGGCGAGGACGAGGCCAAGGTCCGCGCTCTGGTCGACAGCGTGTTCCCCGTCCGCGAGCGCTCCCCCGGTGTCATCTTCGACGCCTTCGTCGGGAACCCCGACGTCGACACCTACCCGCTCGAAGACGTCACCGTGCCCACGCTCGTCGTCCACTCCCGCGACGACACGCTGGCCAGGTTCCAGCCGGCCGAGGCAGCGGCGTCGCGCATCCCGCAGGCCGAGCTCGTGAGCTTCGACAGCGGGGGTCACCTGATGCTCAGGCGTGAGCCGGCTTCACAAGCCGCGGTGAGGGCATTCCTGTCGTCATGACCCGACGGTACGCTCGGCCTCTCATGACGCCGTCCGCCGATCAGCCAACGTCGGTCTCGCCCGCCTCGCCAACCTCGCCCGTCTCGCCCGCCTCGTCCGAGCCCGCGGCGCAGCCGGGCGCCGAGGCCGGGCTCGACCTCGGTGCCGTCGAGCAGCGCCTGGCCGATGTCGAGGTAGCGCTCGCCCGCCTCGATTCCGGCGAGTACTGGAAGTGCGAGGTCACCGGCAGCGACCTGCCCGACGACCTCCTCGCCGCCGACCCGACGGCACGCCGCCTGCCAGGGCGGTGAGGCTCCGGTGGCCGGCCCGTCACCCCGGCGGGTGCGGCTGCAGCGCAGCGCCCGCGTCTGGCGCCTGACGCTGCGCAACGGCGCTCGCTACTTGCTCCACAAGCTGCGCGGCCTGCGTTCGCGCGACGACGCCGCGGCCCGAGCCGCGCGTGACGAGCAGTACGTGATCCGCACGGCACAAGACGTCGCCGCCGAGCTCGGCCACATGAAGGGCGTGGTGATGAAGGCCGCCCAGCTCGCGAGCGTGATCGCGGAGACGCTGCCCGACGAGGCGCAGGCGGCTCTCGCCACGCTGCAGGCCGACGCTCCGCCGATGGCGCCATCGCTCGCCGCGGGTGTCGTGCGCGAAGAGCTCGGCCGCGATCCGCAGCGGGTGTTCCTCGACTGGTCGCAGGACCCCGTCGCTGCCGCTTCGATCGGCCAAGTGCACCGTGCGGTGCTGCACGACGGCCGGGAAGTGGCCGTGAAGGTGCAGTACCCCGGCCTCGCCGAGGCGATGGGAGCCGACCTCGACAACGCCGACGCGCTGTACCGGGTGGTCACCGCCTTCGCGTTGAAGAGCCTCGACGCGAAGGCGCTCGTGGCCGAGCTCCGTGACCGCATGACCGAAGAGCTCGACTACCGCCGTGAGGCGTCACGGCAGAGCGAGTTCGCGCGAGCGTTCGCCGGTCACCCGGCGATCATCGTGCCGTCGGTGGTGCAAGAGCTGTCGACGGGTCGCGTCCTCACCACGGAGTGGGCCGCGGGTTGGACGTGGAACGAGCTGGTCGCGCAGGCCGACGACGCCACCCGGCGCCGCTGCGGTGAGGTGATCTGGCGCTTCGTCCAGCACTCGGTGCACCGGATCGGTGCGTTCAACGGTGACCCACACCCGGGCAACTACCGCTTCCACGGCGACGGCTCGGTGACGTTCCTCGACTTCGGGATGGTCAAGCGCTGGGACGCCGACGAGTGGGCGCGCCTTTCCCCCTGCCTCGACGCGATCATCGTGCACCGCGACCCCGATCTGACCGTGGAGACGATGGAGGCCGCGGGATTCCTCACCCCTGGCCACGGCCTGCAGGCACCGGACGTCTTCGAGTACGTCAGCGCGCCATACCGCCCGTACCTGGTCGACACGTTCACGTTCACCCGCGACTTCATGCGCGACACGTTGGCGCGGATCGCCGACGTGAAGGGCCCGTACGCGCCGGTCATCGAACGGCTGAACCTGCCGGCGAGCTTCGTGATCCTGAACCGCGTCGTCTGGGGGGTCACCGCGCTGCTCGGCCGGCTCGATGCGAGCGGCCCGTGGAGGGCGATGCTGCTCGAGTACCGCGTGCCCGACAGCCCACCGGCGAGCGACCTCGGCGAAGCCGAGCAGCGGTGGTGGCGCTCCCGCCTCGCCGCCGGACACGACCGTCCGAGAGACTCGGCTCCGTGACCGTCGACGCCCACGCCCAGATCCGCCGCCGCACCACCCACGTGAACGGGGTCGAGCTGCAGCTCCTCGAATGCGGCGATCCGACCGCGCCGCCGGTGATCCTCGCTCACGGCTTTCCGGAGTGCGCTTGGTCGTGGCGCCACCAGCTCCCCGCGCTCGCGGCCGCCGGCTACCACGTGATCGCCCCCGACCAGCGCGGCTACGGCCACTCGTCGCGGCCGGCACAGGTGGAGGACTACGGCATCGCGCATCTCGCCGGTGACCTCGTCGGCCTGATCGACGAGACCGGCCACCAGACCGCGATCGTCGTCGGCCACGACTGGGGCTCGATCGTCGCGTGGGAGACCGCCCGCCTGCATCCCGAGCGCGTCAACGCCGTGGTGGGGGTGAGCGTGCCGTTCACGAGCTGGCCGATGAAGCCGACCGAGCTGTTCAAGGCGATGTTCGGGGATCGCTTCTTCTACATGCTGTACTTCCAAGAGGTCGGCCCGGCCGAGCGCGAGCTCGAAGCCGACGTAGCCCACAGCATGCGCACCATCTTGTGGGGTGGCTCGGGCGCGATGTATCGGGGCGTTCCCTCCGACCCGCCGCCGATGGAGGGCACCGGGTTCCTCGACATGTTCACCGACGTCCCCGCGGGCCTGCCGAGCTGGCTCTCCGGCGACGATCTGGACGAGTTCGTGGAGCGCTTCACGGCGAGCGGCTTCTTCGGCCCGGTGAGTTGGTACCGCAACCTCGACGCCAACTACGAGGTGCTGAAGGACCTGCCCCCGTCGCGCGTGTCGATGCCGGCCTTCTTCATCGGCGGTGAGCGTGACGCCGTCATCGCCGGGCGGCCCGAGCAGGTCGACATCTCCAACGCGGTCCTGGCGGACTACAGGGGCAAGGTCATCATCCCCGGTGCCGGCCACTGGACCCAGCAGGAGGCGCCGGAGGAGTTCAACGAGGCTCTGCTCGCGTTTCTCGCTTCGCGCTGAGCGAGCGGACGAGAGGTCGCTTCCACACGATGCGGGCCTCGACGTGGGACGGCGGCCAGTTGCCGTCGCGGCTGTAGGCCCACCACTCGAAGGGGTTGGCGTAGTAGGCCCAGGCGTCGAGCGCCTTGCGCAGCGGAACGTCGCGGTGCGCCAGCCAGCGCACGATCGCCGCCGACCCACCCACCAAAGCCCACGCCACGTAGCCGACCGGGTACAGCGGGCCGAGCCAGCGGGCCTGCCAGACGTGGACATCCTCGTGGTCGGTGACGAGGCGCACGCGGCGCGCGCTGAGCACGCCGTCGCGCCCGGCCGCGCCGTTGACGACGTGACCCCAGGTCATCGCGAACCCGCGCCGGACCACGAACCCGCCGCGGTGCACCTGGCGGTTCTGGCGCCGTGACAGCGACGGCTCGTACCCGGGCGAACCGAACGCGCCGACCGCCAGCACGACGAGGCCGGCCGCCGTGTTGGGGAGCGACCAGGTGCTGTCCAGCACGAACGCGGCCACCCCGCGGCGGTGGCGCCACTCGTACACCTGGCGCCAGCCGGTGACCGCTCCGTTCAGCCCGCCGATGACGACACCGACCGGCGCCAGGCCGAACGGGGTCAGCGCCAGCCCGCCAAGCGCTCCCCCGGCGAGCGTGGCCAGCATCGACTCGCCTCCTGCGGGCCCGGGCATCACCATGGTCAGTCAGCTCCTCGTTCTTCCGCCCGCTTCAGAGCAGACCCTTCTGGGCGAGGGAGGACACGTCCATCAAAGCAGCCACGGCGACGTGCAGCCCGACACCCCACCAGATGGTGCGGGTGCGATACGACAGCGTGCCCATCACGAGCCCACCGACGATGGCGACGAGGGCCTCGGCCGGCGGCTTCACGAAGTGGAGCATCGTGTACGGCACCACCGGCACGACGACGGCGAGCGGGCCGAGGCGCGGCACCAGCCCGTGCAGCAAGAAGCCACGG encodes:
- a CDS encoding ABC transporter ATP-binding protein produces the protein MALVRLDNVTKRFGKGDDEVVAVDRVSLEVVDRDFMILLGPSGCGKSTLLRTISGLEDPDDGLVWIGDRIVNAIEPKDRDVAMVFQSYALYPHKTVQANIEFPLKVRKIGKDERAAAARDAAAVLGLGDYLGRKPGQLSGGQRQRVALARAIVRHPAVFCMDEPLSNLDAKLRAETRAELVSLHDRLATTFIYVTHDQVEAMTMGTRVAVMNAGVLQQVDEPQAVYDRPATVFVAQFIGTPPMNIFPAGSLEPGAELVGVRPEHLRIEREGWVGATVTLVEHLGHEVLVACELADARRVTVRLGSDEPAPSVGEQVRLDADPVHRHRFDPVTERRIDA
- a CDS encoding alpha/beta hydrolase, whose amino-acid sequence is MPDHATPAMQADAFAKLLDALGIDQLDVVAFSAGTPSALQLALRHPARVRHLVVMSGAWPGAFSKAPLPVEKLAYKSDLLMWLVTRLAGSAFFRLAAGLPKDFPLAGEDEAKVRALVDSVFPVRERSPGVIFDAFVGNPDVDTYPLEDVTVPTLVVHSRDDTLARFQPAEAAASRIPQAELVSFDSGGHLMLRREPASQAAVRAFLSS
- a CDS encoding AarF/ABC1/UbiB kinase family protein; protein product: MAGPSPRRVRLQRSARVWRLTLRNGARYLLHKLRGLRSRDDAAARAARDEQYVIRTAQDVAAELGHMKGVVMKAAQLASVIAETLPDEAQAALATLQADAPPMAPSLAAGVVREELGRDPQRVFLDWSQDPVAAASIGQVHRAVLHDGREVAVKVQYPGLAEAMGADLDNADALYRVVTAFALKSLDAKALVAELRDRMTEELDYRREASRQSEFARAFAGHPAIIVPSVVQELSTGRVLTTEWAAGWTWNELVAQADDATRRRCGEVIWRFVQHSVHRIGAFNGDPHPGNYRFHGDGSVTFLDFGMVKRWDADEWARLSPCLDAIIVHRDPDLTVETMEAAGFLTPGHGLQAPDVFEYVSAPYRPYLVDTFTFTRDFMRDTLARIADVKGPYAPVIERLNLPASFVILNRVVWGVTALLGRLDASGPWRAMLLEYRVPDSPPASDLGEAEQRWWRSRLAAGHDRPRDSAP
- a CDS encoding alpha/beta hydrolase is translated as MRRRTTHVNGVELQLLECGDPTAPPVILAHGFPECAWSWRHQLPALAAAGYHVIAPDQRGYGHSSRPAQVEDYGIAHLAGDLVGLIDETGHQTAIVVGHDWGSIVAWETARLHPERVNAVVGVSVPFTSWPMKPTELFKAMFGDRFFYMLYFQEVGPAERELEADVAHSMRTILWGGSGAMYRGVPSDPPPMEGTGFLDMFTDVPAGLPSWLSGDDLDEFVERFTASGFFGPVSWYRNLDANYEVLKDLPPSRVSMPAFFIGGERDAVIAGRPEQVDISNAVLADYRGKVIIPGAGHWTQQEAPEEFNEALLAFLASR